GCGCTCCGGCCACTGGTCGTCAGGCGCGGCCACCGGCGGCAGCCAGGGCCAGCGCCGGTTCTCGTTCGGCGCCGGCAGCGCGATCAACTGCAGGGCCTCGCCGGGTGCCAGGCCCGCCTGGCGACGGAGGGCGGCCAGCGCCTCGGCGTGGCCGCCGATCTCGTCCAGCAAGCCGTTCTGCAGCGCCTCGTTGCCGTCCCAGGGTCGCCCGCGGCCGAGCAGGTCCACCTCCGGCGCGCTGATGTGGCGGCGCGCTGCCACGGCGCCGACGAACTGGTCGTAGCGGCGCTCGAGTTCACCCGCCAGCTGGTCCCGCGCCGCTCCGCCTGCGAACGCCGCCTCCTCCCCCGTCGCGGCAGCCCGCTGGGACCAGCGCAGCGCGCCGCCCCAGACGCCGATGCCGCCCGTCACGCTGCTGCGGTTTGCGTAGACGCGGCTGCCCTCGACGGCCGCGTAGTAGGCGGCGCCGGCGCCCGCCTCGCCGATGCTGACGACGACCGGCTTGCGCTGGCGCGTGCGGATGATCTCCGCGCGCAACCGCTCGGCGGCCAGGAGGCTGCCGCCGCCGCTGTCGATGCGCAGCAGGGCGCCGCGCAGCGCCGGGTCGCGCCGCACGATCTCGAGCGCGCGCACGAGGTCGCCGACGCCGGTCTCGGGCCCGAAAGGACCCTCTCCGCTCGCGCCGTCGACGAGCAGGCCGTCGAGGCGCAGCAGGGCGACCCGCGCCGTGCCGCCCCAGTCCTCGCGGGCATAGCGCCGGGCCGCGAAGTCGGCGGCCGCCAGCCGCCGCCCCTGGCCCTCCTCGCGCGCCAACCACGCGGGCAGGGCGTCCGGCGCGACGAGGCCGTCGACGAGCTTCAGCTCCCGGGCGGCCTCGGGCGTCAGCAGTCCGCGCGCGAGCAGGGCGGGCGCCTCGTTCAGCGGCAGGTTGCGAGCTTCGGCCACCCCGCGGCAGAGGCTGAGGTAGCGGCCCGCCGCGAGGCTGCTGTCGGCCGCCTGCGCCGCGCCGCCCGGCGCCGCGCCGCTCAACCGGGCCGGCGCGCTGTTCGCGTCGCCGACGCTGAGGAGCTGCGCCCTGAGCCCCAGATCGGCCAGGTCCTCGCTCGCCTCGACGCGCGCCGAGGCCGGCCCGCCGAAGTGGAGCAGACCCTGGGGGCTGACGAGCACGCGGCTGGCCGCGCTCGCGAGGTAGTAGTCGAGTTCGCTGTAGCGCTGGGCATAGGCGACGACGGGTCGCCCGGTCAGACGGCGGTACTCGAGCAGCGCGCGCCGCAGCTCTTCGCGGGCCGCCAGACCCAGGCGGGGCTGCTCGAGGCGCAGGAGGATGCCTGCGAGATCGCGCTCGCCGCGGGCGCGCTCGATGAGCGCCGGCACACCGCCCGGGCTCTCAGCGCCAGGCAGGGGGCCGTCCCCGAGGGTCAGCTCGAGGAATCGGCGCTTGGGCAGGAGGGGACGCGCCAGGCGGCGATTGCTGATCTCCAGGCTGAGCGCGCCGCGCGTGGTGCCCTCGCTCTCCGTCTGGCGGTTGCCGAGCGCGAGGCCCGCCCGCGCGGGGCCTTCGGCGAAGAAGACGCCGAGCCCGAAACGGCTCTCGCTCGTCCAGTCGAAACGCAGGCGCAGGCGGCCGCTGATGTCGAGGGCGAGGCCGCTGCGCGTCTCGTGCTCCCAGCGGTCGGCGATCTCGCGCTGGACGAGGTCGACGCTGATGGTCGCCCAGTGCCGCTGCGGGCGCAGGGCGAGCCCGATGGCGTAGCTCGGCGCGAGCGTGGGGGCCGCGCCCGGTGCGAGGCCGCGCAGCGTGGGCCCACCGATGTTCTGTCCGACGAGGCCGCAGGAGATCCAGCGCCCCCAGCGCAGAACAGCGCCGAGATCCGTGCTGGACAGGCCGTCGAGCGCATAGGCCTCGCTGCGCGTCCAGCGGTAGGCGCCCCCGACGGCGAGCTGCAGACGGTAGTGCGGAAACTCGAAGCGCTGGCCGAGACCGAGGCTGTAGCGGTCGCTGCGGGCGAGGCGCGGCGTCGCGCCGCCGGCCCCGTAATCGAAACCGGCCGGCAGGGTGCGGTGATCGACGCCGAAGGCGAGGCGCCCGCCGAGGGCCGCGCTCCAGTCGCCCGTGAAGCGGCGGGTGAAGGAGGGCTCGAGCGCGGCCAGATCCGTGCCGCCGCGCAGGCCCCGCAGGTAGAGCAGCGAGAACTCGCCCGGTCGCAGGGCGAGCGCCGCCGGGTTGTGGTAGAGGGCGGCCAGGCCGTCATCGCCGGCTACAGCGAACGGCGCGAACAGGGCGTCGTTGCCTGCGAGTCCATGGTCGGGGAGCTGAGCCGCGGCCGCGTTGGCCAGGCCGCCGAGCAGGGAGAGCAGGAGAAACGCGCGGCGCATCGCTTGCCTTTCGTGCAGGGAGTGCCGCCCCCCGGCGGCCGCTGAATAATGGAGGCTCCCCCGGAATCGCGCAATTGTGAACATCGCCCCTGGGGGACCGCGGCTCGCGGGCGCCGCCCCTTGCGTTGCGGAGCGCGTTTCGATATTCTAAGAAACATCGAAATACAATCGGAGGTCGCCATGGCCACGAACAGCCCGGCTGCAGGCGAGGACTTCGCCCCCGCTCTCGAGCGCAGCCTGGACTTCTTCAAGGCGCTCGCCCATGCGCAGCGCCTGCGCATCGTCGGCCTCCTCGCCGAGCGGCCAGCGGTGGTCGAGGAGATCGCCAGCGCGCTCGCCCTCACGCCGGCGACGGTGAGCCATCACCTGCGCATCCTGCGGCAGGCCGGCCTGCTGCACGTGAAGAGCGACCAGCAGTACCGGCTCTACGGCCTCGAGGAGCGCCGCCTGCGCGAAGCCTCGCGCGAGCTGCTGCGCCTGGACAACCTGCGCGCCGGCGCCGGGCCCTTCCCGGAGGATCTCTTCGCGCGCAAGGTGCTGGACACCTTCCTCAAGCGGGGGCGGCTGGTCGCCATCCCGGCCCAGCGCAAGAAGCGGGAGGTGATCCTCGACTGGCTGGCGGCGCAGTTCGCGCCGGGGCGCGCCTACCCGGAAGCCGAGGTGAACGCCCTGCTGACGCGCTTTCATCCCGACTACTGCTTCTGGCGCCGCGAACTGGTCATGGGCCGGCGGCTGGAGCGCGAGCGCGGGGTCTATCGCCGGCGCGAGGCGGCGCCCGCCCGGCGGTCGGGATGAGCGCGCCGCGCGAGAGCTGGCGGCACTGCCCGCGCTGCGGCGCGCCGCTCGCGCCGCGCGCGCTGGGCGGGCGCGAGCGCCCGGCCTGCGCCTGCGGGCTCGTCGACTGGGCGAATCCGGTGCCGGCCGCCGCGGTGATGCTGCTGCGCGGCGCTGCTCCCAGCTGGGAGCTGCTCTGGGTGCGCCGGGCGCACGCGCCCAAGCTCGGCCTCTGGTCGCTGCCCAGCGGCTTCCAGGAGTGGGAGGAGGACATCGCTGACTGCGCGCGGCGCGAGCTGGCGGAGGAGACGGGCCTCGCCGCCCCGCTCGGCCCGCTCGTCGGCGTCTACTCCGCCTTCGACGACCCGCGGCACAACGCCCTGCTCGTCGTCTATCGCGCCGAGTTCGCGGGCGGCGAGGCCCGGGCCGGCGACGATGCCGACGCCATCGCCTGGCACCCGCTCGCGGCGCCGCCGGCCATCGCCTGGGACTCCCACCGCCGGGCCCTGGCCGACCTGCGGGCGCAGCTCGGCGCGCTCGATTGACGGCGCCCGCCCGGGCGGCTAGCCTCGCGCGCGGAGCGGCCCGCGCGCCCCGTTGAAGGAGGACGATGTCCGCGCCTGCCTCGCCCCTGGAGAGCCTCGACCGCGACCTGCTCGGCCGCCTGCTCGAGACGGCTCTCGCCCGCGGCGGCGACTACGCCGACATCTTCGCCGAGTGGGAGCGCCTGCGCACGCTCCGCTGGGAAGAGGGGCAGATCAAGGAGGCGCGCGCGAGTCTCGGCGGCGGCGTCGGCATCCGGGTCCTGGCCGGCGAGCAGACCGGCTACGCCACCAGCGAGGACTGGTCGCCGCCGGCCCTGCTCGCCGCGGCGGCGACGGCCGCGCACATCGCCGCGGGTGGTGCGCCGCCCGCTCGGACCCCGCTCGCCCGGCTCGCGCTGCCGGACCGCTACCCCCTGCGCCGGCCCTTCGACGCCGAGACGCTCGAGACCCGGCACGGCCTGCTCGCCGCCCTCGAGGCCGAGGCCGCGGGCGGCGAAGTCGAGCGCGTGCAGGCGAGCTACACGGAGAGCGATCGCGCGCTGCTCGTCGCCACCAGCGAGGGCGTGCTCGCCCGCGACCGCCAGCCCCTGCTGCGCCTGAACTGCAGCGTTGTCGCCGCGCGCGACGGCCGCCGCGAGACGGGCAGCGCGAGTGCCGGCGGCCGCGCCGGTCTCGAGTTCTTCGCCGCGCATCCCCCGGCGGCGGTGGCCGCCGAGGCCCGCCGTCTCGCCCTGCTCGCCCTCGCGGCGGGGGAAGCACCGGCCGGGCCGATGCCCGTCGTGCTGGGTCCGGCCGCCAGCGGCATCCTCCTGCACGAGGCCGTCGGCCACGGCCTCGAGGCCGATTTCAACCGCAAGGGCACCTCGAAGTTCAGCGGCCGCCTCGGTCAGCGCGTGGCGAGCGAGCGCTGCACCGTGGTGGACGACGCCACGCTCGCCGGCGACCGCGGCGCCCTCAACGTCGACGACGAGGGCACGCCGGCCGGGCGAACGGTGCTCATCGAGAACGGTATCTTGAAGGGCTACCTGCACGACCGCCTGAGCAGCCGCGCAATGGGCCTGCCGCGCACGGGCAACGGACGGCGCGAATCCTTCCGCCATCACCCGCTGCCGCGGATGACCTGCACCTACCTCCTGCCCGGCGAGAGCAGCCTGGAGGCGATCCTGGCCGCCACGCCGCGCGGGCTGTACGCGCGCCAGTTCAGCGGCGGCCAGGTGGACATCGCCCGCGGGGACTTCGTCTTCGACGTCAC
This bacterium DNA region includes the following protein-coding sequences:
- the tldD gene encoding metalloprotease TldD (responsible for the proteolytic maturation of the E. coli pMccB17 plasmid-encoded microcin B17, an exported protein that targets the essential topoisomerase II DNA gyrase; degrades the E. coli plasmid F-encoded CcdA); this translates as MSAPASPLESLDRDLLGRLLETALARGGDYADIFAEWERLRTLRWEEGQIKEARASLGGGVGIRVLAGEQTGYATSEDWSPPALLAAAATAAHIAAGGAPPARTPLARLALPDRYPLRRPFDAETLETRHGLLAALEAEAAGGEVERVQASYTESDRALLVATSEGVLARDRQPLLRLNCSVVAARDGRRETGSASAGGRAGLEFFAAHPPAAVAAEARRLALLALAAGEAPAGPMPVVLGPAASGILLHEAVGHGLEADFNRKGTSKFSGRLGQRVASERCTVVDDATLAGDRGALNVDDEGTPAGRTVLIENGILKGYLHDRLSSRAMGLPRTGNGRRESFRHHPLPRMTCTYLLPGESSLEAILAATPRGLYARQFSGGQVDIARGDFVFDVTEGYLIEGGAIGRPVRGATLIGNGPDIMGRVSLVAADFALSPGMWTCGKRGQTVPVNVGLPHLKIDEIVVGGTRTGGA
- a CDS encoding NUDIX domain-containing protein, coding for MSAPRESWRHCPRCGAPLAPRALGGRERPACACGLVDWANPVPAAAVMLLRGAAPSWELLWVRRAHAPKLGLWSLPSGFQEWEEDIADCARRELAEETGLAAPLGPLVGVYSAFDDPRHNALLVVYRAEFAGGEARAGDDADAIAWHPLAAPPAIAWDSHRRALADLRAQLGALD
- a CDS encoding metalloregulator ArsR/SmtB family transcription factor, translating into MEAPPESRNCEHRPWGTAARGRRPLRCGARFDILRNIEIQSEVAMATNSPAAGEDFAPALERSLDFFKALAHAQRLRIVGLLAERPAVVEEIASALALTPATVSHHLRILRQAGLLHVKSDQQYRLYGLEERRLREASRELLRLDNLRAGAGPFPEDLFARKVLDTFLKRGRLVAIPAQRKKREVILDWLAAQFAPGRAYPEAEVNALLTRFHPDYCFWRRELVMGRRLERERGVYRRREAAPARRSG